In one Gossypium hirsutum isolate 1008001.06 chromosome D09, Gossypium_hirsutum_v2.1, whole genome shotgun sequence genomic region, the following are encoded:
- the LOC107890798 gene encoding NAC domain-containing protein 62-like (The RefSeq protein has 6 substitutions compared to this genomic sequence): MGVLLLNSLPLGFRFRPTDEELIHFYLRSKINGNRNDEIEIIREIDVCKCEPWDLPDLSAIKTQDPEWFFFCPLDRKYPTGNRLNRATEAGYWKATGKDRKIKSGSTLIGMKKTLVFYNGRAPRGKRTNWVMHEYRTTLDELDGTKPGQNAFVICRIFKKQDETIEDINSDEVDPSVLSPTEDMASELEVPQASPTVKQEAEKACDTSETCFASFPDEVISNAVAPIFEGNSDNHDNYNEIDQVAEISPAEVDLLEEALNHFYDPMMEPLFSPLHNQIEAEQAPWMFDHVGNCYNVEFGHGTNENDPYISNFLESILKNSDDYHGDDTGSQKNSESETHTTMTIGKDGGFCSKPDSEVAQVLLGTDTVNGVPPIGTAQDCGIPNSDAELFSNHMNTSCDIDGAITGIRTRSRPSRSQLDSENPLAQGNASRRLRLQCKLQVHSLHCDNAIYNRSDVEIEDDSKSVVTKEEKVVEKDITVGCNADFGIVLGSKTIVSVRKETSSRWSKVFSVHHSRKPFAVVFRVAVMLILFIVLISTPKAL, from the exons ATGGGTGTTCTCTTACTGAATTCGCTCCCATTAGGGTTCCGGTTCCGACCGACTGACGAGGAACTGATCCATTTTTATTTACGGTCTAAGATAAACGGAAATAGAAACGATGAGATTGAAATTATTCGTGAAATTGATGTTTGCAAATGCGAGCCCTGGGATTTGCCTGACTTGTCTGCTATAAAAACCCAAGATCCGGAGTGGTTCTTCTTTTGCCCACTCGACCGGAAGTACCCAACCGGCAACAGGCTGAATAGGGCTACCGAGGCTGGTTACTGGAAAGCTACGGGTAAGGACCGCAAGATCAAGTCTGGCTCCACCTTGATCGGCATGAAGAAAACTCTGGTGTTTTACAACGGGAGGGCTCCTAGGGGAAAACGAACCAATTGGGTTATGCATGAGTACCGTACTACACTCGATGAGCTTGATGGTACCAAACCTGGACAG AATGCTTTTGTAATTTGTCGTCTATTCAAGAAACAAGATGAGACCATTGAAGATATAAATAGTGATGAAGTTGATCCATCTGTGTTGTCTCCTACTGAAGACATGGTGTCAGAGTTAGAAGTGCCTCAAGCCTCTCCTACGGTAAAACAGGAAGCCGAGAAAGCCTGCGATACCAGTGAAACATGTTTTGCCAGTTTTCGCGATGAAGTGATTTCAAATGCTGTTGCACCCATATTCGAGGGCAATAGTGACAACCATGATAATTATAATGAAATAGACCAAGTGGCTGAAATATCCCCTGCAGAG GTGGATCTACTTGAGGAAGCTTTGAATCATTTTTACGATCCCATGATGGAGCCACTATTTTCTCCATTACACAATCAGATTGAAGCAGAGCAAGCACCTTGGATGTTTGATCATGTGGGAAACTGTTACAATGTGGAATTTGGACACGGCACAAACGAAAATGATCCTTATATTTCTAACTTCCTGGAGTCTATACTTAAAAATTCGGATGACTACCATGGTGATGACACTGGTAGTCAGAAGAATTCAGAATCTGAGACCCATACAACCATGACCATTGGCAAGGATGGTGGATTTTGCAGTAAACCTGATTCTGAAGTGGCCCAAGTGCTG CTTGGGACAGACACTGTCAACGGGGTGCCTCCTATAGGGACTGCAGAAGATTGTGGAATTCCAAACAGTGATGGAGAATTATTTAGCAATCATATGAATACATCTTGTGATGTTGATGGTGCTATCACTGGAATCAGGACCAGGTCTCGCCCTTCTCGAAGTCAACTGGACTCTGAGAACCCCTTGGCACAGGGTAATGCATCAAGAAGACTACGGCTGCAGTGTAAACTTCAGGTCCACTCACTTCACTGTGACAATGCAATATATAACCGGAGTGATGTAGAGATAGAAGATGATTCAAAATCAGTTGTTACAAAG GAGGAAAAAGTAGTGGAAAAGGATATCACTGTCGGCTGTAATGCTGATTTCGGCATTGTTTTGGGTTCAAAGACCATTGTTTCAGTTCGTAAAGAGACTTCATCTCGGTGGTCAAAGGTGTTTTCAGTGCATCACTCACGTAAACCATTTGCTGTTGTTTTTCGG
- the LOC107890799 gene encoding chloroplastic import inner membrane translocase subunit HP30-2 — translation MEGGKEQGMLVVTGLMAHQNPLEQLQAKFKEVENGFKAWLDKQSMPVEAAVVTATGAVQGAAIGALMGTLTKDVSSSFPTPPQASLNHQAMASLKQAQALSGAPWVQARNFAVMTGVNAGLACVMKRLRGKEDVQSSMVAAFGSGAMFSLVSGMGGPNQAANAVTSGLFFALIQGVLFQFGQKLSQPAVEDMYYSRTRSMLNSLGLQNYEKNFKKGLLTDNTLPLLTDSALRDVKIPPGPRLLILDHVQSFSSTF, via the exons ATGGAAGGAGGAAAAGAGCAAGGAATGTTGGTGGTAACAGGGTTGATGGCTCACCAAAACCCACTGGAGCAATTGCAAGCCAAGTTCAAGGAAGTTGAGAACGGGTTCAAGGCTTGGCTAGACAAACAGTCCATGCCAGTCGAGGCGGCCGTGGTAACCGCCACAGGCGCCGTTCAGGGTGCTGCTATTGGTGCTTTAATGGGCACCCTCACCAAAGATGTTTCCTCTTCTTTTCCGACTCCTCCTCAGGCTTCCCTCAATCATCAGGCAATGGCTTCTCTCAAGCAAGCCCAg GCTCTATCAGGAGCTCCCTGGGTACAAGCTCGTAATTTTGCTGTGATGACTGGTGTCAATGCTGGCCTAGCTTGTGTTATGAAAAGATTGAGAGGGAAGGAGGATGTTCAATCTAG CATGGTGGCGGCTTTTGGTTCTGGGGCCATGTTTTCTCTAGTGAGTGGCATGGGCGGCCCGAATCAGGCTGCAAATGCAGTCACTTCTGGACTTTTTTTCGCACTCATTCAAGGCGTGCTTTTCCAG TTCGGACAAAAGTTATCACAACCAGCTGTCGAGGACATGTACTATTCCCGAACAAGATCCATGTTAAATAGTCTCGGGCTCCAGAACTACGAGAAGAATTTCAAGAAAGGCTTGTTAACTGATAACACATTGCCTTTGCTCACGGATAG TGCACTTAGAGATGTGAAAATACCACCCGGACCGAGGCTCCTTATTCTCGATCATGTTCAAAGTTTTAGCTCCACCTTCTAA
- the LOC107890800 gene encoding RING-H2 finger protein ATL79: protein MRPQPQATGERLVRLSPQLSSGEPEMSSTSTSTCSPHTCRWRSYPKSNDLEANVATVLIILFCGLICSLALNAAIRCFLRGSEGRRPRHFRNDIAEADEEVEQRKPVGEAGAALMVAAPTLVYTSGMKLAGAEAECAICLSEFVEGEGIQVLAKCNHGFHVQCIQRWLSSRSSCPTCRCSCLSPPPLSEETTNNSSQSTMPEPEP from the coding sequence ATGCGACCGCAGCCGCAGGCGACCGGTGAGCGCCTGGTGCGGTTGTCCCCGCAGCTTTCGTCAGGGGAACCAGAAATGTCTTCCACTTCAACGTCTACGTGTAGCCCCCATACTTGCAGGTGGCGGTCTTACCCAAAATCGAATGACTTGGAAGCTAATGTAGCCACGGTGTTGATCATTCTCTTTTGTGGTTTAATATGTTCTTTGGCTCTTAACGCCGCCATCCGCTGCTTCTTGCGTGGCAGTGAGGGCCGCCGCCCGCGTCATTTCCGCAACGACATTGCGGAAGCAGATGAAGAAGTTGAGCAGAGAAAGCCCGTGGGGGAGGCAGGTGCGGCACTCATGGTGGCGGCTCCGACGCTGGTTTACACGAGCGGGATGAAGTTGGCGGGAGCGGAAGCTGAATGCGCGATTTGCTTGTCTGAATTCGTGGAGGGAGAGGGAATTCAAGTGTTGGCAAAGTGTAACCATGGATTCCATGTACAATGCATCCAGCGGTGGTTATCTTCCCGCTCATCTTGTCCTACTTGCCGCTGTAGTTGTCTTTCCCCACCGCCGTTATCGGAAGAAACCACAAACAACAGTTCACAATCGACGATGCCGGAGCCGGAGCCATAG
- the LOC107892845 gene encoding uncharacterized protein — translation MLEPTSLCNNQILKNFGTETGIRIRSRGPQQRPSPDNAVNQGTAPRRRRLQTELSTGPMKVSAGCADDDKVRSGSLGEEEVQSALTEVTEAEATGETSSSDESDNENEPFKFDGSGGIAEESSTKPRQRVKQDGEQGSGQMGPSVPSKAAPTHHHHRSSTLLFLAVIIMTIVIVLVMGNMEITYILSYSG, via the exons ATGCTAGAGCCTACCAGCCTCTGCAACAATCAAATTCTGAAAAACTTCGGAACTGAAACTGGAATCAGAATTAGGAGCCGTGGACCTCAGCAACGGCCAAGTCCAGACAACGCTGTAAATCAGGGTACTGCTCCAAGAAGAAGACGCTTGCAAACAGAACTTTCTACTGGGCCAATGAAGGTGTCTGCAGGCTGTGCTGATGATGACAAAGTGAGAAGTGGCAGCCTTGGTGAAGAAGAAGTTCAATCTGCTTTAACTGAG GTCACAGAAGCAGAAGCTACAGGAGAGACTTCTAGCTCTGATGAGTCGGATAACGAGAATGAACCATTCAAGTTCGATGGCAGCGGGGGTATTGCTGAAGAATCTTCTACTAAACCGAGACAGAGGGTAAAACAAGATGGTGAGCAAGGTAGCGGCCAAATGGGTCCATCAGTGCCATCAAAGGCAGCTCCCACGCATCATCATCATCGCTCGAGCACCCTATTATTTCTTGCTGTTATCATTATGACTATTGTGATCGTTCTTGTCATGGGGAATATGGAGATAACTTATATCTTAAGTTATTCTGGATGA
- the LOC107890803 gene encoding heavy metal-associated isoprenylated plant protein 30, protein MANLIERAFGTIIAAIAHSFFGYRDNKKGVSNTNYYHKKPNKGQPLSLQTVDLKVRMCCIGCERVVKRAIYKLRGVNSVEVDLKMGKVTVIGHIDRHKVLKQVRRSGKRAEFWPYPNPPLYFISSGDYFRDTTNEFKESYNYYKHGYNLGHRHGNIPVTHRGDDKISNMFNDDNVNAACCLM, encoded by the exons ATGGCTAACTTAATAGAGAGAGCATTTGGGACAATTATAGCAGCCATCGCGCACAGTTTCTTTGGCTACCGAGACAACAAAAAAGGGGTCAGCAACACCAATTACTACCACAAGAAGCCAAATAAGGGTCAACCACTTTCTTTGCAG ACAGTGGATCTGAAAGTGAGGATGTGCTGCATTGGTTGTGAGAGAGTAGTCAAAAGAGCCATTTACAAGCTTAGAG GTGTGAATTCGGTGGAAGTTGACTTGAAGATGGGAAAAGTAACCGTGATCGGACACATCGATCGACACAAGGTGCTGAAACAGGTAAGGAGGTCAGGgaaaagggccgagttctggcccTACCCTAATCCCCCATTGTACTTCATCTCCTCCGGAGATTACTTCAGAGACACAACAAATGAGTTTAAAGAGAGTTATAATTACTACAAACATGGGTACAATCTCGGACATCGGCATGGGAATATCCCGGTAACTCACCGAGGTGATGATAAGATCAGCAACATGTTCAACGACGACAATGTTAATGCCGCCTGTTGTCTCATGTAG
- the LOC121220781 gene encoding protein MAIN-LIKE 2-like, giving the protein MPYLELAGFGSVAQIRYTVLRFDLLSALVERWRPETHTFHFLCGECTVTLEDVALQLGLPIDGSPVTGLSAFTDPDALCYQLLGDSPGDGESYFSGLQFTWLKAKYRQLSVTATECELMCAAQVYIIHIIRGEIMPDANNDKVHLMYLPLLADLSSVSSYSWGSAVLAVLYRELCRATDPKVRDMGGCVSLLQS; this is encoded by the coding sequence ATGCCGTACTTAGAGCTAGCCGGATTTGGGTCCGTAGCACAGATCCGGTACACCGTCTTGCGCTTTGATTTATTATCTGCGCTAGTGGAACGGTGGCgcccggagacccacacttttcattttttGTGCGGGGAGTGCACGGTGACCTTGGAGGATGTAGCGTTGCAACTTGGGCTCCCAATTGACGGGAGTCCCGTAACGGGATTATCTGCATTTACCGATCCGGATGCACTTTGCTATCAGCTTCTAGGAGACTCACCAGGGGACGGTGAGTCATATTTTTCGGGCTTACAATTTACATGGCTGAAAGCCAAGTATAGACAATTATCAGTGACAGCCACTGAATGCGAGTTGATGTGCGCTGCTCAAGTGTACATCATACATATCATAAGGGGAGAAATCATGCCTGATGCAAACAACGACAAGGTGCATTTGATGTACTTGCCCCTGTTAGCTGACTTGTCCAGTGTTAGCTCCTATAGCTGGGGCTCAGCCGTGCTAGCAGTCTTGTATCGAGAGCTTTGTCGGGCGACAGATCCGAAAGTTCGCGACATGGGCGGATGCGTCTCACTGCTGCAGTCCTAG
- the LOC107892474 gene encoding uncharacterized protein, producing MGGMGIDLNITPDVDMVGGEEECGCEEEGGGDHWDEEVDSNGDPDVDDVPDDIDDEDINASSIGEQMRHILIQNNPGPHMSLIDPDAAYVVEFPEYPEVVHRHELAVTSDDDELFIGQRFSCKEECVYAIKWYSMNISVDYKVAVSTPTIYVGECWKTAEGCNWRTIKVSVLITEMQAQFQYQVSYRKAWIAKQMAMEQLYGDYDSSYNKLQGWIVAMREYVPGIVIELQTRPYYSPNGQLQSVKRIFHRMFWTFDPCVRASPHCKPLVQVDGTWLYEKYIQILLITVAQDGNRNVLPIAFAIVDKENMESWKFFLTNLRRYVISNDNICIISDRGKGLIAAIRRSGVPWRSVYCIRHITTNFHKDYKNADWKSQQKMIRLESDIEGQTNTSFRQWLGIMESWQWAQSFDEGFRFGQMATNLVEGINAVLLKTRHLSIASVFSATFYKLATLMPRMGQQQVDQIEAGHVFAEHVRDTMVVNRRLARSYGVDLQNQRCECRRFETLHYPCALVVAACAKVNVNVEQYVNDVYTLERTSHVWENEFPVLPDLSTWEVPLTTFELLPNRGLRRNPRGRPQSSRIRNEMDIREKSDGKRCGICRLSGHSRNKCHNRNFHVGQSSGSSRN from the exons atgGGTGGGATGGGTATCGACCTGAATATTACACCCGATGTTGATAtggttggtggtgaagaagaaTGTGGTTGCGAAGAAGAAGGTGGTGGCGATCATTGGGATGAAGAGGTCGATAGTAACggtgatcccgatgtggacgatGTACCTGATGATATCGACGATGAAGACATTAACGCTTCTTCGATCGGGGAGCAGATGCGGCATATTTTGATACAAaataatcctgggccacacatgtcgctcatagaccccgacgcAGCGTATGTAGTAGAGTTCCCAGAGTACCCTGAAGTAGTTCATCGTCACGAGCTGGCCGTAACATCTGATGATGATGAGTTATTCATAGGCCAGAGATTCAGCTGTAAAGAAGAGTGCGTATATGCCATCAAATGGTACAGCATGAATATATCGGTTGATTATAAAGTCGCAGTGTCTACTCCGACAATATATGTTGGAGAGTGTTGGAAGACAgcagaaggctgcaattggcgg accattaaagtttcggtactgattaCCGAAATGCAAGCACAATTCCAGTATCAAGTCTCATATCGGAAGGCATGGATTGCTAAACAGATGGCGATGGAGCAACTTTATGGGGATTACGATTCATCGTATAATAAGCTTCAAGGTTGGATAGTTGCTATGCGGGAGTATGTACCGGGGATTGTGATTGAGTTGCAGACAAGACCATATTACAGCCCGAATGGCCAGTTACAGTCAGTAAAAAGGATTTTTcatcggatgttctggacgttCGATCCATGTGTACGGGCATCTCCCCACTGCAAGCCACTTGTGCAGGTAGATGGGACCTGGCtgtatgaaaaatatatacagATCCTACTTATTACGGTTGCTCAGGACGGCAACAGaaacgtgctcccgatagcatttgctaTCGTAGATAAAGAGAACATGGAGTCTTGGAAATTTTTCCTCACAaacctgcggaggtatgttatcAGCAACGATAACATTTGCATCATTTCCGATAGAGGGAAGGGTTTAATTGCAGCAATCAGGCGTTCCGGTGTGCcgtggagatccgtttactgcatccGTCACATTACAACTAACTTCCACAAAGATTAcaagaatgcagactggaagagccaa CAAAAAATGatccgacttgagagtgacatagAGGGACAGACAAACACATCTTTCCGACAATGGTTGGGCATAATGGAgtcgtggcaatgggctcaaagttttgacgagggctttcgttttGGCCAAATGGCCACAAACTTAGTCGAAGGGATCAACGCTGTTTTGTTAAAAACACGTCATCTTTCGATTGCATCTGTATTTTCTGCTACTTTCTACAAGCTGGCTactttgatgccaagaatgggtcagcagcAAGTCGACCAGATTGAGGCGGGACACGTGTTTGCCGAACATGTCAGGGATACAATGGTCGTAAACCGTCGGTTGGCGAG gtcctatggagttgatctccAGAACCAACGGTGCGAGTGCAGAAGGTtcgaaacacttcattatccctgTGCGCTTGTCGTGGCAGCGTGTGCTAAAGTTAACGTCAATGTTGAACAATATGTCAATGATGTGTACACGCTGGAGCGCACATCGCATGTCTGGGAAAATGAGTTCCCCGTCTTGCCTGACCTATCAACGTGGGAGGTGCCTCTGACGACTTTCGAGCTTCTCCCAAACAGAGGGCTGCGGAGGAATCCGAGAGGTCGTCCGCAGTCAAGCAGAATCCGTAATGAAATGGACATAAGGGAGAAGTCTGACGGAAAGCGTTGTGGAATATGCAGGTTAAGTGGTCATAGTCGGAATAAATGCCATAACCGAAACTTTCATGTTGGACAGTCGTCCGGATCGAGTCGTAATTGA
- the LOC107892475 gene encoding E3 ubiquitin-protein ligase RHA1B — MIMANLPVIVYGDFVKRFGDEVMKKDRVCSVCLEAMEKRDEMRELCKCSHVFHRECIDRWVKEGRLTCPLCRSALYPDPMDFGRPDAQTPATVSWTMTSFIN, encoded by the coding sequence ATGATCATGGCCAACCTGCCGGTTATTGTATACGGTGATTTCGTCAAAAGGTTTGGAGATGAAGTGATGAAGAAGGATAGGGTATGCAGTGTGTGCTTGGAAGCAATGGAGAAAAGGGATGAGATGAGAGAGCTTTGCAAGTGTAGCCATGTGTTCCACAGGGAATGTATAGATAGATGGGTAAAGGAGGGGAGGCTCACTTGTCCCTTGTGTCGCTCTGCTTTGTATCCTGATCCCATGGATTTCGGTCGGCCAGACGCCCAGACCCCCGCAACAGTTTCTTGGACTATGACGTCATTTATTAATTGA